In the genome of Arachis hypogaea cultivar Tifrunner chromosome 9, arahy.Tifrunner.gnm2.J5K5, whole genome shotgun sequence, the window GGAGTTGGATACTtttggattcaaattttagtataCATGAAAGGTaaagaataggaatggggttggaattatcgtggataagcagtggaagaaggacgtagtggatgtcaagatagtgggagatcggatcatctctatcaaacttgtggtggagggaggtacttttcatgtgattagcgcctatgcaccgcaagtgggttcggacgaacaacacaagataaggttttgggaggatctagaaagtttggtccaagacataccttcgggagataagattttcttagaagaaaatttaaatggtcatgttggaagagaagtgactatgtatggaagtattcacggaggccatggtttcggggtgatcaatgccgaaattaaaactattttggacttttcctcaacatttgaccttctcatcgcaaatacatgctTTAAGAAGAGAGacaaacatcttataacctataagagtggcatgacaagctctcaaattgacttattcttgttgaggagagtcgaccggaaattttgcattaattgtaaaattattccgggagagagtttaacaacacaacatagAATACTCGTCATAGATTtttgcgttgagcaaaagttaagGAAAAGACATCGtatgaagaacccaaggacgagatGGTGGCGTATGAaaggtgaagaacaaagaactTTCATAAGACGGGTATGAGAAGAgacaaagtgggatgggaatggaagcgcgaaaGAGATGTGGAGAGAGAtgacagaagttattagaagaacaacaaaagaaagttttggtgaatctaaagggaaaggaccaagagacaaggaatcctggtggtggaatgcgagtgtacaagaaaagataaagataaaaagggagtgctttaaagagtggtctttatgccacAATGcagataattgaaaaaaatataaggcgACTAAGAAATAGACAAAAGTgactgtaagtgaagcaagaacaagagcatatgagggtctctaccagtttttgggcacgaaagaaggagaaaaaggtatatataaaaTCGCAAAGAgtcgtgaaagaagaacgagagatctAGATCAGGTGAAGTgtataaaggataaggatggagaggtgctgggtcaagaggagaagattaatgaaaggtgaaaAAGCTACTCTTACAAGTTATTTAATGGACATAAGACTCTTCCGAGCTTTCgtcggttatgcacaagggaagaagatcaaaactttgactagtatcgaaggattcgagacttcgaggtaaacgaggctctaaagcagatgaaaaatagcagggcagtaggacctgataatatcccgattgaggtttggaagggcctTGTAGGAAAAGGCATCAATTGGTTAACCAAGcgttttaatgagattttaaggtcaaagaagatgcctgatgagtggagaaagagcaccttggtatcTATCTATAAGAGTAACacggatatacaaagttgcgaaaactatagaggAATCAAGCTCATGAGTcattctatgaagttatgggacagggtgatagaacggaggttgagaaaagagacacaagtaacataGAATCAATTTGTATTTATGTCAGGCAGATCCACCATCGAAGCAATATAtctgttaagaaggatgatggagtggtattgtagtaataaaagggatctacatatggtgtttattgatttggaaaaaacgTACAATAGAGTGCCAAGGGAAGCCTTATGGAAAGTTCTAGAAAAAAGAgggtaaggatcgcatatattcgtgcaattaaagacatgtatgatggagtcacaactagtgtgaagactcaaggtggtgtgacagaggaattttctattagtataggattacaccaagaatcatccttaagtccatacctttttacattagtcttggaagtactcatagagcacatccaagagcctgtgccatggtacATGCTTTTCGCTGATGATATCGTTCTTataggagagtcaagggaaggCCTAAATAAGAACTTGGACTTATAGAGAGAGGCTCTATAAGtttatggtctgcgcataagccatagtaagacggaatatatgaaatgtaagttcggtttgaaaaggaaaaaccctaatatagaggtgaagattggggaaaacatcctacgaaaattTAAAAGTTGTAAGTattttgggtgcatcatacaggataatggagagattgaacaggatgtaaatcataggatccaagcaggttggtcaaaatggtggactgcatctggttttatatgtgacaaaaaagtacctttaaaacttaaaggtaaattctatcgcactgctataagatcggctatgctttatggtacggagtgttgggcaaCCAAAGGGGAGTACAAACATAAGCTAAGTGTggtagagatgaagatgttgagatgaatgagtggtcatacgcgattggataaaataaagaacgaagatataagggagagagttggagtagcacccattgtgaaaaagatggtagaatcgagcctcaggtggtttggacatgtgagaagaagaccgacagaatACTCAGTCAGAAAGGTGGATgaaatggaagatggacaagggatAAAAGGctgaggaagacctaagaagaccatctatgaggtggtcaaacgagatctacatgtaaacggtctctccgtagacatgatacatgacagagttcaatggcatcgtttgattcatgtagtcgaCCACACCTAGGCGtcgtttgttgttgttgttgttgttgttgttgttgttgttgttgttgttgttgttgctgctgctgctgctgctgctgctaaaGCCTAAATATTACGGTAATGTCCCGTGCTCTTTCTAGAAGGCACGTTTTTCTCATGttcttgatgtgtatttttgttCGAAGAAAGAAATATTTGATTGCTAAACTTTTTGTTAGTTGTATTCTTGTACATCTCTTAAGAATTAAGATGATGATTTGCTGCTTTCCTTAACCTGTTATTGTTCATTACCTGATTGTAAAATGCATGGTGTGCATATCTTTATCTCTATGAATGTATTGATTTATCATCTTTCTCTCTATGAGGGTTGCATATCTGGATTTTGTATGAGTTATTTTGAATTCTCAAATAGAAAATCATTGATATGCAGCATCTAAAAGATATGAAGTAGTAGGGTGGCTTagaaaaatggtttgagttgttGCGTCCAAAGATACACCAACTGAACCCTCTGACGAAGAGTTTAGACTTAGTTTGAGAAGTGGGATTATTCTTTGTAATGTTATTAACAAGGTTCAATTTAGAGCTATTCCCAAGGTGAATTAGATAGATCCTAATTTAATTTAGGGTAAAGTACTATTTTGGCCCCCTACGTTTAGGGTGAATTCTATTTTAGTTCCCAACGTTTAAAGTGTtatatttaaatccaaaaaagttttgatttgcatcaatcaGGTCCTGCCGTTAAATGGGTGTTACATTCTTAACGTCGTATCCGACGTGACAAACTCGGTAGTGTGGCTACAGTTAACAGTTAGAAGGAGGAAAAAAGGAAATGAAATCCGGTCCAATAAGTAAATCCTAATTCCCAAAATTGATGTTCTTCGTCTACTGAGAATGGCTCCTCAGTCGTCTTCCCAAGGTTCCCGTAGCAGCAGCGAGAGTCGTGGGAGAAGGAAGACGTGCTTCTGTGGAGAGAGACCATCATTGCGGACATCATCTACAGTGGAGAACCCAGGTAGAAGATTTTGGGGTTGTGTCAACTATCAGGTGAGTCTCATCTTTTCTGTCTCTTGTTTCCAAATTGCGTTGGGTGTTAGTGTTTGGAAGATCTGAACTATTTGATGTCTTCGTTTTGGTTTGGTTGAGAACAGATAGGAGAAGGATGCGGTTATTTTGCTTGGGCAGAGCCTGAAGGGTAAGATCCACAAATTGAAAGACTGAAGAACAAAGCAAGTTCGTTGAAACAAGAACTGCAGAAAGCTGAAAGGAAACTTGCATTGGCACTTGCTGTTGGAATTCTTGGATGGACAATGGCTGGGCTGCTGCTATATGATCGACTTAATTAAGGTTTAGGGGGTTATCagttatgtttgtttgctttgctgcTGTTGTCCCTAGTTTGGAGGGAATGTGAATTATTTAGGGGAGTGAAAAAATTGACATACAGTTAGGTTAATAACAATGATGTGTTAGTTAAAACTTTTTGGAAGTTGTATGTGTAAAGACATTTGCTGTAAACATTATCAAATTTTTGAGTGAAATGAAAAGCTATGAATTCCTATATTTAGACATTCATTATTTGGCTTTGTAAAAGTTTATTTCAGTTTGATCTATCAATAAATAGAAGGCTTAATTTGCCAATTCACATAACTATGCTGCTGAAAATTCATTTAAATCATTAGATACTAGAGAAGTCTTAAAGTAGCTTATATTAACCATTGCAATATCCAAACAAGTCTTAAATAGAACCATGAAAAGATAACAACAAAAAAGAGATCAACATGAAAGTAGTAGTCTTAAAGTAGGCTGTCTAAAGTATCACAGGGACAGTAGCTCTTGGTCATTGCCACTTTCATTACAAAACAGAAGGTAAACACTAAAGTCTACTATGTTCTTCATCCCAATGCTTTCCAGGCCCTAGGTGGTGTTTTTGCCATGAACTTCAGGGTCCTCCTTGATGGGCTAGTGACTGTTGCTGTCGATGGCTGGGGTTGACTGGCACTGTTGCTGCATCTAGGTCTCTTGGAGGATGTTTGTGACTCTTGGCTCCCTCCAACTTGtgtattgctctttctctttggCTGAAGTTTTGTTACTGGTTGTGTTGTTGTCTTGGCTGGGATTTTGCTGGGGTTTAGAGTCCTAGTTGTGCCAGCACCTTTTTTGGCTTGTGGAGCTGCATTATTCTATAAATAGTGACAACAAACATTGACATCAGGGGATTGGGTTCAACAAATTGGGTTCATCAGATAGTAACATCAATCACATATAATGAATTGTGTTCAAATTGACAACAACAACTTTACCTTTTTTGCTGAGTCCTCCACCTTACGTTTTCTAGGGAAGATTCTTTTGTTGTGACCAAGTGCCAAACAATAGGAACATTTTTGTTGTTGTCCAGTCCTGGATAATTTAGCCAGTGGTCCATTGTTGCGTGGCTCATCACTAGTCTTGTTCTGGCTTAGTTTTGGGTGCCCTATTGGTTTCCTAAACACTGGTGGTAgcacatcatcattctcaatctgAGCCCAGAGATTTGGTTCATTCACTGGGTAGATTACATGTTGATAGCAGTCCACATAGGTCTCTTTCCTATAGCACTTGTTCACATAACTCTTAACATCCAAACACATTTTCCTAATGCAACTCATGGCATGCTCACAAGGGTAACCTGTTAGCTGAAACTTTCTACAGGAGCACTCATATAAGTTTAAGTCCACAACAAATTTGTCTCTATTACCCTGACTGCTAGACACCTCATACTTGTCCCTACCCGCATATATGGCCAACCACTCCCCACCCTTATCAAACTCTCtttcaattttcttgtttatttttggcAAAATTTTTCCAGCATATGTAACTATACTTTGTCTGTTGTCAGCCCACCTATTCATTATATAAACCATAATATCTTCTAACATAGACACAATGGGTTTCTATCTAGCCTCTACAATAACGGAGTTAAAACACTCACACATGTTGTTTACAAGTGTATCAACTCtaggaaaataattaaacctGGACTTGCTCCAATACTTGGCAGGGATCTCCATGAGATGATTATATGCACTTTGATCAATCAGTTGAATCTCCTTCATCCTTTTCTCCCACTCCTGGTGATATGTTGCCTTTGCAGCCTTCCGCATCATCATCTTTAGCTGAACACCTGGAATCTTTTTCTGAAATTGCTATATAAGTGCCTGACACAAAACCTGTGGTCTATGCCAGGCAGCAACTCATCAAAGGTAGGGATCAATCCCTTGGAACCAGAATTTAAAAACAGCACCAGTCAATAACAGCACAACATGAATTAAAGACAGAATTAATTAGACAAGTTTAGTTGAGTACTACTTAGATTGAGAGTTACCTTTTGTTGGTCGCTCATGAATGTACACCATCTGATCTTATCAACTCCCAAATCATCACATGGATTCAGCAAAAACCATCTCCACGAGTCTTTTGTCTCTGCTTCAACAACAGCATAGGCAATTGGCAAAATCTGATCATTGGGGTCCCATCCAATGGCTGTTAGAAGTTGACCCCCATATGGAGTCTTGATAAAGCATCCATCAAGGCCGATCATGGGTCTGCACACCATGAAACTCTGTTTGCAAGCATCTAAGCAGATGTAGATCCTCTCAAATCATGGTCTGATGTCCTTACCAGGAATTGGTGTCTCCAATTGAAATTCAGGAGGTCTCTCCACTTGAATCTGAACAGTGGAACCCGGATTTGATCTCAGTAACTCGGCAGCATAGTCATGAATCCTCCTATATTGCTCTCTATAAGTACCATTAATCTCATCCAAGGCTTGCTGCTTCACTCTCATAGCTTTGGTCTTTGTGAGATCAACATTCCATTTGCTATGAGCCTTTTTTATCAAAGTTGTCAACTTGATTTTAGGATTCTCACAGGTCTTCTTCATAAAAGTCTTACTCAGCCACTGAGAACTCATGATACCAATCTTGGTTGCCTTACTGCATGTGTGTTTTTTGTAACAGCTGGTCAATTGCCATGTATCCTctctcttcatcttatgatagtaAGCAAACCACTTGCAAATTTTTTTGCAAACAGCTTTGCACCTATGGCTATCACACTTTGAGAACCATATTCCTCTGCCACTGTGCACAGCGTAGCTAGTTACACATTCCTTAAAAGTATTTCTATCTACGTACAATGTCCCAACCTCCCATTTATACTCCTTCATATTCTTCAAACTCTTATACAACGGGTACTTCTTCAACAAGAGATCCCCTTCATCATCACTTACAGGGACATCCCACAACTCCTCACTCTCATACCCATCATCTTCATCCCTTAGTCCAGCAGCCACCACTTTCTCCTTACCCTTATTAACACTGCCACTAAATTCTCCTTGTACTCTCCCAGTTAGAACACTCTATTTCATCTTTTGGAAATCCTTCGTGGTTGTGACTTCAACATCATACAAACTCTCATCACCATTCCAATCATCATTGCTATCATCAAATGCAACCTCTAGATCACTATCTCCAGAGCTGTTTTCACTCCACTATTCATTACTGTCTCCCTCATCATCATTTTCTAGCTGGTAGTCATCATCCTCAGATTCATCATCACCTGACCTCTCTGACCTctcttcatcatcatcctccAACATATCATTCTGGGCTTCTGTCACCACCGTAGGCTTCTTACCTACTTGGGCCTGAGCAAATAATTAGGCCTTGTGCAGCACAATTGGACCAAGCCCAACAGTGTCTGCAGT includes:
- the LOC140175134 gene encoding uncharacterized protein; the protein is MIGLDGCFIKTPYGGQLLTAIGWDPNDQILPIAYAVVEAETKDSWRWFLLNPCDDLGVDKIRWCTFMSDQQKKKIPGVQLKMMMRKAAKATYHQEWEKRMKEIQLIDQSAYNHLMEIPAKWADNRQSIVTYAGKILPKINKKIEREFDKGGEWLAIYAGRDKYEVSSSQGNRDKFVVDLNLYECSCRKFQLTGYPCEHAMSCIRKMCLDVKSYVNKCYRKETYVDCYQHVIYPVNEPNLWAQIENDDVLPPVFRKPIGHPKLSQNKTSDEPRNNGPLAKLSRTGQQQKCSYCLALGHNKRIFPRKRKVEDSAKKNNAAPQAKKGAGTTRTLNPSKIPAKTTTQPVTKLQPKRKSNTQVGGSQESQTSSKRPRCSNSASQPQPSTATVTSPSRRTLKFMAKTPPRAWKALG